A window of the Deltaproteobacteria bacterium genome harbors these coding sequences:
- the ileS gene encoding isoleucine--tRNA ligase, whose translation VVYRDLKPVHWSIANQTALADAELEYYDREDTSVFVLFAVNNAGNLPASLNVPEGETVHVMIWTTTPWTLPANLAVAAAAGEEYGLYKWTQNGKTTLGILGGALSEKVLGMGKAEDISCLGTCTGQELADGEIVYQHPFIERTGPILTADYVTLEDGTGLVHTAPGHGQEDYQTGLKVGLEIYCPVKGDGTFDETAPEWLQGKDVWSGNGEVVTHLRESGHLFFDHQFDHSYPHDWRSKTPTIFRATEQWFISVDREVKGEGKTLREMALNATDNEIEFIPDWGKSRLRGMLESRPDWCISRQRSWGLPIPAFMKEGFETLLTQKSVRAVAQTVRKEGAGFWFRASVEDILAEYDPAQDEDAPTWLREKGKAGLSELTASQDIFDVWFESGSSWNAVLKERNLGYPSEYYIEGSDQHRGWFQLSLLPSLVSQGRAPFKSLLTHGFIVDAQGRKMSKSVGNTINVQDLLDKYGADISRWWVASLNFVNDIKADWAFFKNAAEEYRKVRNTIRFLLGNLQDYNNETDRYTFTDADKGSLDAWAMVQLDHLIIEVRDAYETFQFRRIRDAVFNFCNDSLSAVYMAAIKDRLYCDATDSARRRRTQTVLFDIADNLLRLIAPVLVHTADEAWLKLHGKTEEMDESIHLQRLPESRGLAQDPNWTLTMDIRSEALKALEHARESGTITNPLDAGIAAVIDPERFNAITEYAEELADLCGVSRFSVASGDATQFEISDLAEEPRCQRSWKRDGTVSERDGGFMLSERDAAVVATMDLEN comes from the coding sequence GTGGTCTACCGCGACCTCAAACCAGTACACTGGTCGATCGCCAACCAGACGGCGCTCGCCGATGCAGAGCTTGAGTACTACGACCGAGAAGATACTTCGGTATTCGTTCTTTTCGCCGTTAACAATGCCGGCAATCTACCCGCAAGCCTCAATGTCCCCGAGGGTGAAACTGTTCATGTGATGATCTGGACGACCACACCTTGGACACTTCCTGCAAACCTCGCAGTTGCTGCCGCAGCAGGTGAAGAGTACGGCCTCTACAAGTGGACTCAAAATGGTAAAACGACCTTGGGCATCTTGGGCGGCGCACTTTCCGAGAAGGTTCTCGGCATGGGCAAAGCTGAAGATATCAGCTGCCTGGGTACATGCACCGGCCAAGAGCTTGCCGATGGTGAGATTGTTTACCAACACCCCTTCATTGAGCGTACGGGTCCAATCCTTACCGCCGACTACGTCACGCTTGAAGATGGTACCGGCCTTGTTCACACTGCACCTGGCCATGGTCAGGAAGATTATCAGACCGGTTTAAAAGTGGGTCTTGAGATTTATTGCCCCGTCAAAGGGGACGGTACCTTCGATGAAACCGCGCCCGAATGGCTCCAGGGTAAAGACGTTTGGAGTGGCAACGGCGAAGTTGTGACGCACCTGCGTGAGTCGGGTCACCTCTTTTTCGACCACCAGTTTGATCACAGCTATCCGCACGACTGGCGCTCCAAAACACCGACCATCTTTCGTGCAACTGAGCAGTGGTTCATCTCCGTTGACCGCGAAGTCAAAGGTGAAGGCAAAACCCTACGTGAGATGGCTCTGAATGCAACAGACAACGAAATTGAGTTTATCCCCGACTGGGGTAAGAGCCGCCTTCGCGGTATGCTCGAATCACGCCCCGACTGGTGTATTTCTCGCCAGCGTTCATGGGGACTGCCGATTCCTGCATTCATGAAAGAGGGCTTTGAAACGCTTCTCACGCAAAAATCGGTAAGAGCTGTTGCGCAAACGGTTCGCAAGGAAGGCGCTGGATTCTGGTTTAGAGCGAGCGTCGAAGACATCCTCGCCGAATACGATCCTGCACAAGATGAAGATGCACCTACCTGGCTTCGTGAAAAAGGCAAAGCAGGGCTGAGTGAACTCACCGCCTCCCAAGACATCTTTGATGTATGGTTTGAGTCTGGCTCAAGCTGGAATGCAGTTCTTAAAGAAAGAAACCTCGGTTACCCATCGGAATACTATATTGAAGGTTCCGATCAGCACCGTGGTTGGTTTCAGCTATCGTTACTGCCAAGCCTCGTGTCCCAAGGCCGTGCTCCCTTTAAGTCTCTGCTCACTCACGGATTCATCGTGGATGCACAGGGCCGAAAGATGAGCAAGTCGGTTGGCAACACCATCAATGTTCAGGACCTCTTGGATAAATACGGCGCAGATATTTCTCGCTGGTGGGTAGCAAGTCTAAACTTCGTCAACGACATCAAAGCTGACTGGGCATTCTTTAAGAATGCAGCCGAAGAGTATCGCAAGGTTCGAAATACTATTCGTTTCCTTCTTGGGAACTTGCAGGATTACAACAACGAGACCGACCGCTATACCTTTACCGACGCGGACAAAGGCAGCCTCGATGCTTGGGCCATGGTCCAGCTTGATCACCTCATCATCGAAGTGCGTGATGCGTACGAAACTTTCCAGTTTCGCCGAATCCGAGATGCGGTTTTCAACTTCTGCAATGACAGCTTGAGCGCGGTTTACATGGCGGCCATTAAAGACCGTCTCTACTGCGATGCAACCGATTCAGCCCGCAGACGAAGAACCCAAACGGTTCTCTTTGATATCGCAGACAATCTGCTTCGCTTGATTGCACCTGTATTGGTTCACACCGCAGACGAAGCTTGGCTTAAGCTCCACGGTAAAACTGAAGAGATGGACGAGTCTATTCACCTTCAGCGTTTGCCTGAGTCTCGTGGACTCGCGCAGGATCCTAACTGGACCCTTACGATGGACATTCGCAGTGAAGCACTCAAGGCTCTCGAGCATGCAAGAGAAAGTGGCACGATTACCAATCCTCTGGATGCTGGTATCGCGGCTGTTATCGATCCGGAACGCTTTAACGCGATCACCGAATATGCAGAAGAGCTGGCTGACCTATGCGGTGTAAGCCGGTTTAGCGTTGCCTCTGGCGACGCAACTCAATTTGAAATCAGTGACCTCGCTGAAGAACCACGCTGCCAGCGCTCCTGGAAACGTGACGGTACCGTAAGTGAACGAGATGGCGGCTTTATGCTCAGTGAGCGCGATGCTGCCGTTGTGGCCACTATGGATTTGGAGAACTAA